The following are encoded together in the Cololabis saira isolate AMF1-May2022 chromosome 5, fColSai1.1, whole genome shotgun sequence genome:
- the LOC133444021 gene encoding harmonin-like has translation MEFELKLAKEKEEMYEREKQLKINRLVQEVSETEREDMEESEKVQHWVERLCQTRLEQISCVENESPELSPPRSPASEPKVKRFPGGLHLATTDLDDINLDDVDQSLRGPLKKLTPTQPGTSQRPPPLPLPPPSAKLNPTAPSFPTAPSRGPQQRRAPSPPAARQPPSTTSTLTTKGRGPHPHSHSSHPPRPPSSHYPPSSPQPAPRPPPPPPPPPPPPPPPPPPPPPHHPGVQLDSQSGYRQHHHHHLHHPPSPPEHRSEWEAGGYLPRGGIYSSTPSEMSYPSSPKVMRNTSHASRISNSSSPLQLAPSPPIQRHQMVPVMSKPVMLPQSQTHRPDPHRAAVRSDGLPPEMLKRMVPFNSSFKSNNKRQVTPTSAVIFSSILFLLLSDFLLFSSELSSPCSHI, from the exons atGGAGTTTGAGCTGAAACTCGCCAAAGAGAAAGAAGAGATGTATGAACGAGAGAAGCAACTTAAGATCAATCGGCTAGTTCAGGAG GTTTCAGAGACAGAGAGGGAGGACATGGAGGAGTCTGAGAAAGTGCAACACTGGGTGGAGCGTCTGTGTCAGACTCGGTTGGAGCAGATTTCATGTGTGGAGAACGAATCTCCAGAG CTGTCTCCGCCACGCTCTCCTGCCTCTGAGCCAAAGGTGAAGCGTTTCCCTGGTGGCCTCCACCTGGCCACCACTGATCTGGATGACATAAACCTGGATGACGTGGACCAGAGCCTGCGGGGGCCTCTGAAAAAGCTAACCCCCACCCAGCCAGGCACCAGCCAACGCCCCCCTCCGTTGCCTCTCCCTCCACCCTCAGCAAAGCTCAACCCGACGGCCCCCAGCTTCCCCACCGCTCCCTCCCGAGGCCCCCAGCAGCGCCGGGCTCCTTCTCCTCCCGCTGCCAGGCAACCTCCGTCCACGACGTCCACCTTGACAACCAAGGGACGCGGGCCTCACCCGCACTCCCACTCTTCCCATCCTCCTCGCCCACCTTCCTCCCACTACCCTCCGTCCTCCCCTCAGCCCGCACCGCGACCGCCTCCTCCCCCACCGCCTCCTCCACCGCCACCCCCACCTCCCCCTCCACCACCTCCCCCACACCACCCAGGGGTACAATTAGACTCCCAAAGCGGTTACCGGcaacaccatcaccatcatctccACCACCCTCCCAGTCCTCCAGAGCACAGGAGTGAGTGGGAGGCGGGCGGGTATCTCCCCAGAGGAGGGATCTACTCATCCACCCCCAGTGAAATGTCTTACCCCTCCAGTCCAAAG GTGATGAGGAATACCTCCCATGCCAGTCGTATATCCAATTCAAGCAGTCCACTG CAACTAGCTCCCAGTCCCCCCATCCAGCGGCATCAGATGGTCCCTGTCATGTCAAAGCCTGTCATGCTGCCCCAGTCGCAGACCCACCGGCCAGATCCACATAGAGCAGCCGTCCGATCTGACGGCCTG CCCCCTGAAATGCTGAAACGGATGGTGCCGTTCAACTCGTCTTTTAAATCAAACAACAAACGACAAGTAACCCCCACCTCTGCCGTCATTTTCTCCTCTATCTTGTTTTTGCTCCTGAGTGATTTTCTCCTGTTCTCCTCTGAGCTTTCGTCTCCGTGTTCACACATTTGA